Proteins encoded within one genomic window of Trichoderma asperellum chromosome 2, complete sequence:
- the CRP15 gene encoding 40S ribosomal protein eS7 (BUSCO:EOG092D40TG) yields MSAINKIAANSPSRQNPSELEQNIAQALFDLESNTADLKVALRPLQIVSAREIEVGHGKKAIVIFVPVPSLQGFHRVQQRLTRELEKKFSDRHVLILASRRILPRPKRSARSRNTQKQKRPRSRTLTAVHDAILADLTYPVEIVGKRIRTKEDGSKLLKVILDEKERGGVDYRLDTYSEVYRRLTGRNVNFEFPQTSSSEF; encoded by the exons ATGAGcgccatcaacaagatcGCCGCCAACAGCCCCTCGAGGCAGAACCCCTCCGAGCTTGAGCAGAACATTGCTCAGGCTCTGTTCGATCTCGAGAGCAACACTGCCGACCTCAAGGTTGCCCTGCGACCTCTGCAGATCGTCTCTGCCCGTGAG ATCGAAGTTGGCCACGGCAAGAAGGCTATTGTCATCTTTGTCCCCGTCCCTTCCCTGCAGGGCTTCCACCGTGTTCAGCAGCG CCTGACCCgtgagctggagaagaagttcTCCGACCGCCACGTCCTCATCCTGGCTTCTCGCCGTATCCTCCCCCGCCCCAAGCGCTCTGCCCGCTCCCGCAACacccagaagcagaagcgtCCCCGTTCCCGCACTCTGACCGCCGTCCACGACGCCATCCTGGCTGATCTCACCTACCCCGTTGAGATCGTCGGCAAGCGCATCCGCACCAAGGAGGACGGCAGCAAGCTCCTCAAGGTCATCCTTGACGAGAAGGAGCGTGGTGGCGTGGACTACAGACTCGACACCTACTCTGAGGTTTACCGAAGACTCACTGGCCGCAACGTCAACTTCGAGTTCCCCCAGACTAGCAGCTCTGAGTTCTAA
- a CDS encoding uncharacterized protein (TransMembrane:1 (i26-44o)): MKTSRPQRNQEFLPEPKTHTQPLPPINTMLGILLFAIIGVIGGFCQTTHSTSPFAYQGCASIDPSCFGNALVFSDGRLTPESCQHACQGHQFAALLPDSCRCGDDANGVQPTDETKCDYPCMGDSILGMCGSICPESSPVIANIYTRVTPSQAPAYGDPTSAQSSVAAAETSCTSTDVSSVGEPSQPQRITPEGPAPGIPTVDPASGDPAATVNPTLGTPASQSPQESPCATESNTGLITPSQAPQRPLTPTGNAPEPKTFSNPNQQPNATPSATTPNCQSPQPDSYSGESIPGSPGGNPGGVSSENNCDPAGGPNLSPVASPESTLWPWPSKKPEGDPPVPSHVPASDSPSGFIPPLSGGGFILLAAVIIW, translated from the exons ATGAAGACCTCGCGACCACAAAGAAACCAGGAGTTTCTGCCTG AGCCTAAAACTCACACTCAGCCGCTCCCTCCTATCAACACGATGCTAGGCATCCTTCTATTCGCCATTATTGGCGTGATTGGTGGCTTTTGCCAAACGACGCACAGCACTAGCCCTTTCGCTTACCAGGGCTGCGCTTCTATCGACCCATCTTGCTTCGGCAACGCCTTGGTGTTTTCTGACGGCCGCCTGACTCCTGAGTCGTGTCAACATGCCTGCCAAGGTCACCAattcgctgctcttcttcctga TTCTTGCCGATGTGGAGATGACGCGAATGGTGTTCAACCAACCGACGAGACCAAGTGTGACTATCCATGCATGGGAGACAGCATTCTCGGCATGTGTGGGAGCATCTGCCCAGAAAGTTCACCCGTCATTGCCAACATTTACACGCGAGTCACACCTAGCCAGGCACCAGCATATGGAGACCCAACGAGCGCTCAGTCCTCTGTCGCTGCGGCTGAGACTTCTTGTACATCCACCGATGTCTCGTCAGTTGGAGAACCGTCGCAGCCTCAGCGAATTACGCCAGAAGGACCAGCACCAGGAATTCCAACAGTTGATCCTGCATCTGGAgacccagcagcaacagtgaATCCAACCCTTGGCACTCCCGCGTCTCAGAGTCCTCAAGAATCTCCATGCGCTACTGAGAGCAATACTGGCTTAATCACGCCTTCTCAAGCCCCCCAGAGACCTCTGACACCAACGGGTAATGCACCGGAGCCCAAGACATTCTCCAACCCGAACCAACAACCAAATGCGACACCTTCTGCCACTACACCAAACTGCCAGTCGCCTCAGCCAGATTCCTATTCTGGAGAGAGCATTCCGGGGTCTCCAGGTGGAAACCCTGGTGGAGTGAGCTCAGAGAATAACTGTGATCCTGCTGGGGGGCCAAATCTATCTCCCGTCGCTTCCCCTGAGAGCACTCTCTGGCCGTGGCCAAGCAAGAAACCGGAGGGTGACCCTCCAGTTCCATCCCACGTCCCGGCTTCAGATTCCCCTTCTGGGTtcattcctcctctttctggTGGAGGATTTATCTTGCTGGCAGCAGTAATTATCTGGTAA
- a CDS encoding uncharacterized protein (BUSCO:EOG092D3ASB): MQSGISASEELQKAFSSLLTTPSDFALLVTIERETLAPVKTIPGISSDFGQNLSVLEPFIKPDVALYAILRRYEDSPRFVAVTYVPDAANVRQKMLFASTRLTLTRELGTEHFRETPFMTMAHELTEKGFKAHDAHNALEAPLTEEEKTLGEVKRAEQEAGSGTAIREIHLSKSLTMPVNEDAITAMKEVAEGQKAAATLKINAATERVELAPDSLDPSSLANLIKSISPVEPRFTFYRFTHTHEGTEQTPVLFFYTCPATAGNKAIKNRMLYPLMKRAVLTIAEQEAGITLEKKFEVEDPSELTEEEVLNDLHPKKVVSSGFSRPKRPGR; encoded by the exons ATGCAGTCTGGAATCTCAG CCTCCGAGGAGCTCCAGAAGGCCTTCAGCTCGCTGCTGACGACGCCATCCGACTTTGCCCTTCTGGTGACCATCGAACGCGAGACTTTGGCGCCCGTCAAGACCATCCCAGGCATATCGTCAGACTTTGGACAGAACCTCTCTGTGCTGGAGCCCTTCATCAAGCCTGATGTTGCCCTCTACGCCATCCTCCGCCGCTACGAAGACTCCCCCAGGTTCGTTGCCGTGACATACGTTCCCGACGCCGCCAATGTCCGCCAGAAGATGCTGTTTGCCTCGACGCGTCTGACGCTGACGCGAGAGCTGGGCACTGAGCATTTCCGCGAGACGCCGTTCATGACCATGGCCCACGAGTTGACAGAAAAGGGGTTCAAGGCCCACGATGCGCACAACGCACTGGAAGCTCCCCTGacggaggaagagaagactCTTGGAGAAGTcaagagagcagagcaggagGCTGGATCCGGCACTGCTATTCGGGAAATCCATCTCAGCAAGAGCTTGACGATGCCGGTCAACGAGGATGCTATTACGGCAATGAAAGAGGTTGCTGAAGGGCAAAAGGCGGCGGCTACACTG AAAATCAACGCAGCCACCGAGAGAGTCGAGCTGGCGCCTGACTCATTGGATCCTAGCTCCCTCGCCAATCTTATCAAGAGCATCTCGCCAGTCGAGCCACGGTTCACCTTTTATCGGTTTACCCATACCCACGAGGGGACTGAGCAGACCCCAGTGCTCTTCTTTTACACTTGTCCCGCCACGGCTGGAAACAAGGCGATTAAGAACAGGATGCTATATCCTCTGATGAAGCGTGCTGTCCTCACCATTGCCGAGCAAGAGGCCGGCATCACCCTGGAGAAGAAGTTTGAGGTAGAGGATCCCAGCGAGCTTACCGAGGAGGAAGTCTTGAACGATCTCCATCCCAAGAAGGTGGTATCATCGGGCTTTAGCAGACCCAAGCGCCCCGGCAGGTAA
- the SFC1 gene encoding Mitochondrial succinate-fumarate transporter, with protein MAKDGSKQPPTAATNLIAGGGAGMMEALACHPLDTIKVRMQLSRRARMPGAPRRGFIKTGVEVVKKETPLALYKGLGAVLTGIVPKMAIRFTSFEWYKQLLADKTTGVVSGQGTFLAGLAAGVTEAVAVVTPMEVIKIRLQAQHHSMADPLDIPKYRNAAHALYTVVKEEGAGALYRGVSLTALRQGSNQAVNFTAYSYFKKWLKDYQPEYADGNLPSWQTTIIGLVSGAMGPLSNAPIDTIKTRLQKTPAEFGTTAWTRITTIASDMFKQEGFHAFYKGITPRIMRVAPGQAVTFTVYEFLKSKLEQSNLAFVGGKYEDTRTEMKEGQPLHA; from the exons ATGGCAAAAGATGGTTCAAAACAGCCGCCTACGGCGGCGACAAACCTCATCG ctggtggtggtgccggcATGATGGAAGCCCTCGCCTGCCATCCCTTAG ACACAATCAAAGTGCGCATGCAGCTCTCCCGTCGCGCGCGCATGCCCGGCGCCCCTCGCCGCGGCTTCATCAAAACCGGTGTCGAGGTCGTCAAGAAGGAGACCCCCCTCGCCCTATACAAGGGTCTCGGCGCCGTCCTAACGGGTATCGTCCCCAAGATGGCCATCCGATTCACCTCATTCGAGTGGTacaagcagctgctggccgatAAAACTACCGGCGTCGTCTCTGGCCAGGGTACCTTCTTGGCGGGTCTGGCCGCGGGTGTTACCGAGGCTGTGGCCGTGGTGACGCCCATGGAGGTCATCAAGATTCGTCTGCAGGCGCAGCATCACTCAATGGCCGATCCACTGGACATTCCGAAATACAGAAACGCTGCTCATGCGCTGTACACTGTCGTTAAGGAAGAAGGTGCTGGAGCTCTGTACCGCGGTGTTAGCTTAACAGCTCTGAGACAAGGATCTAACCAGGCCGTCAACTTCACGGCGTACTCTTACTTCAAGAAGTGGCTCAAGGACTACCAGCCTGAGTATGCAGACGGTAACCTGCCCAGCTGGCAGACAACCATCATTGGTCTTGTTAGCGGCGCCATGGGTCCTCTCAGCAACGCTCCCATCGACACAATCAAGACTCGCCTGCAGAAGACACCCGCCGAGTTTGGCACCACTGCATGGACGAGAATAACGACCATCGCCAGCGACATGTTCAA ACAAGAAGGTTTCCACGCTTTCTACAAGGGCATCACTCCTCGTATCATGCGAGTCGCGCCCGGCCAAGCCGTCACTTTCACCGTCTACGAGTTCCTCAAGTCAAAACTAGAACAGAGCAACTTGGCCTTTGTCGGCGGCAAATATGAGGA TACTAGAACAGAAATGAAAGAGGGTCAGCCCTTGCATGCATAG
- the SFC1 gene encoding Mitochondrial succinate-fumarate transporter, variant 2 produces the protein MAKDGSKQPPTAATNLIAGGGAGMMEALACHPLDTIKVRMQLSRRARMPGAPRRGFIKTGVEVVKKETPLALYKGLGAVLTGIVPKMAIRFTSFEWYKQLLADKTTGVVSGQGTFLAGLAAGVTEAVAVVTPMEVIKIRLQAQHHSMADPLDIPKYRNAAHALYTVVKEEGAGALYRGVSLTALRQGSNQAVNFTAYSYFKKWLKDYQPEYADGNLPSWQTTIIGLVSGAMGPLSNAPIDTIKTRLQKTPAEFGTTAWTRITTIASDMFKQEGFHAFYKGITPRIMRVAPGQAVTFTVYEFLKSKLEQSNLAFVGGKYEE, from the exons ATGGCAAAAGATGGTTCAAAACAGCCGCCTACGGCGGCGACAAACCTCATCG ctggtggtggtgccggcATGATGGAAGCCCTCGCCTGCCATCCCTTAG ACACAATCAAAGTGCGCATGCAGCTCTCCCGTCGCGCGCGCATGCCCGGCGCCCCTCGCCGCGGCTTCATCAAAACCGGTGTCGAGGTCGTCAAGAAGGAGACCCCCCTCGCCCTATACAAGGGTCTCGGCGCCGTCCTAACGGGTATCGTCCCCAAGATGGCCATCCGATTCACCTCATTCGAGTGGTacaagcagctgctggccgatAAAACTACCGGCGTCGTCTCTGGCCAGGGTACCTTCTTGGCGGGTCTGGCCGCGGGTGTTACCGAGGCTGTGGCCGTGGTGACGCCCATGGAGGTCATCAAGATTCGTCTGCAGGCGCAGCATCACTCAATGGCCGATCCACTGGACATTCCGAAATACAGAAACGCTGCTCATGCGCTGTACACTGTCGTTAAGGAAGAAGGTGCTGGAGCTCTGTACCGCGGTGTTAGCTTAACAGCTCTGAGACAAGGATCTAACCAGGCCGTCAACTTCACGGCGTACTCTTACTTCAAGAAGTGGCTCAAGGACTACCAGCCTGAGTATGCAGACGGTAACCTGCCCAGCTGGCAGACAACCATCATTGGTCTTGTTAGCGGCGCCATGGGTCCTCTCAGCAACGCTCCCATCGACACAATCAAGACTCGCCTGCAGAAGACACCCGCCGAGTTTGGCACCACTGCATGGACGAGAATAACGACCATCGCCAGCGACATGTTCAA ACAAGAAGGTTTCCACGCTTTCTACAAGGGCATCACTCCTCGTATCATGCGAGTCGCGCCCGGCCAAGCCGTCACTTTCACCGTCTACGAGTTCCTCAAGTCAAAACTAGAACAGAGCAACTTGGCCTTTGTCGGCGGCAAATATGAGGAGTAA